A window of Bradyrhizobium diazoefficiens genomic DNA:
GGCCGCCTTATCGACGATCCCGTTCGTGAGTAGAATGATTCTCACGCTTCCCAACGTCCGTGCCTGAGCCTCGATCAGTCTGGCAAGGTCGCTTGCATCGCTGTTCGAGGGCTCGAGCTCGGCGGCCAAGCCTTCAATGCAGGCGTTGATGAAACGAAGGGCCCGCTCGAAGGCCTTCGTCACTTCCGCGGCGGGAATCTTGCCGGGCGGAAGGTCCTCGCGGAAGATAGTGGTAAAGAGTTCGAGCCGGGATCGCTCTTCGTCAAATGTATATCCGTCGATGCGATATATCGCATTCTTTATGCGCCCCTGCTGGAATAACGGAAAGGTGCCTTCCAGCTGTCCGGCCTCTTCAAGGTGCTCCAAGATCTGTCGCGTAAATAATTCCTGGGAGAACGGCTCCTCTTTCGACAAGGCCTCTTCAACGTCACTGAGAATCTTTTCAGCGAACTTAGCAACCGCATCGTCGATCATTGGCGACCTCCCTGCACGAACGCGTCGAGAGTGGCCGCGGGGTCAACCGCGAAATTCGAGATGGCGCGTACCTCAAGAGTATAGATTGCTTCGACGATGGCGACCGGCAGAGCGCCCCGGTGCAGGCGCGGAAATCCATCAGTAACGGAGTAGGCGTCGATTGATCGTTGCTGAACCCGGGGTAACAGCCTGGCTGTATCGTCATCCGGCATCAGGCCGCGACCAAGAAGCGCATCCTCAAATGCGCGCCGCGAAGCATCATCTGGCAAGCTTCCGGTGATTGCTGCAATAATGTCCTGGAGGCATCGTCCGCTAGGCAGTTCGATAAGCCTGACGTGGAGGAGGTCCAGTTGTCGAAGTCCCATCAAGTCGAGCTGGTCCAGCTTCGAAATGGTGATCGAGGATGATGGACCGAGACCAGTCTTGATTTCGAGCGCATGACCGTTGCTTTCGAAGTCGTGCAGGCCGTCTTCAGGCGACTTCCAGGCGGACAAGCGCCGCCGATCGGCCGAAAGTAGCTGTTCCAGAACAAGAAGCTCACCTAGCAGGCCTATGGTTTCCTGCCGCGAGAGTCCGCTGCGCCGCTCGCGCAGAAACTGCCTCCATGCAAGCAGGCGTCCAAGGAACCGGCTGAGGGCATCCTCAGAGCCTGCCTCTGCAGCGGCAGCAACAACGTCCGCGCAGATGGTAGTGAAAAGGTCCCGCCTGTTGATATCCTCTAGGGAAAGGACCAGGAACGGGCCCAACTGGTCGGAGATGGTACTCAATCGCATCCCACCCAGTTCGAAGAGAGCTTCAGGTGTGGGCGCGGTCTGCAGCATTAGGCAGGGCGCACTGTCAGTAGCTCTTATCCCTGCGAGAATATTCAACGGCAGGTCCGTCGATATCAATCTCGTCCGATACTGCCGTGCAACCGGCGCCGTGCGCGTGAGTTCGTCCCAGACTTCGGTGAGAGCTTCCAGCCAGGCCATCACGAGTCCTGACGCTGCTGCACGCTGTTGACGAGGTAGACGCGCTTGTCCGCGGCGTCACTGTCGGGGAAGCTGACGACGACGCTGATGACCGGTCGATCGGTCTGCTCGACTTCGGCCTTGTCGGGATCGATAGGATAGATAATCAGAAGGCCGTTTTGCGGGCGTCTGCCACGAACCTTGCGAATGAACTCGCCGGAAGGAACGTCACTCGGAGCCTTGTTGCGAGAAGCCCTCTCACTGTTCGTCCTGGAAAGCGCCTGCTCGAATTCGTCGTCAGTCAGATCAATCGCCTGGTCCAGCGGACTAAGGGTCGTGCCGATGATGAAGCGATCCGGTGGAGGCTGTTGACCATCACGGGGTTTTCTCGGTTCACGGAGGACGCACTTGCGTCGGCGTCCCGCCAGTTCGACCTCCTTCCTGCTGCCAGTTACCAGGAAGACGCTCCAGTCGGTGAGTTCGGCTGGCTGCATTGCAAGCTGATCGATGATGAACGCCGACAGCCGGTTGCCGTCGACCTGAGTACTCTCGGGAGGAAAGGTCAGATTCTTGAGATACTCGGCAACTTCTCTGCCGGCGACGCCGGTCCAGATCGTTCCGTCGGCAAACTTGTTCTCCGAGCCGGGTCGGCGCGGGTTATCCTTCCCTGCGCCCAGCTTGAGCAGAAAGTCATCAGTGATCGCCGCGTTTCGTTCAAGCGTCTGACGATCGCGGAACATCACAGTCTGAACCTTGCCTTCGCCTGCATAGCTGCTCTGGCGCAGCTCGGCGTGCCGCTGTTTGTTTCGGGCCGTGACTTCCAGGATATCGTGGACTGAGATTTTCAGCCCGAAATCCTTCGGCGTCGCATCCATCTGGGCCATTTCGAAGAACTGCTCACGCAGTTCCTTCTGTGCCGTCGCGACGTAGCGGAACCAGTCGTCCGTGTCAGGTGTCGTGTAGAGTCGGCAAAG
This region includes:
- a CDS encoding PD-(D/E)XK motif protein, which gives rise to MAWLEALTEVWDELTRTAPVARQYRTRLISTDLPLNILAGIRATDSAPCLMLQTAPTPEALFELGGMRLSTISDQLGPFLVLSLEDINRRDLFTTICADVVAAAAEAGSEDALSRFLGRLLAWRQFLRERRSGLSRQETIGLLGELLVLEQLLSADRRRLSAWKSPEDGLHDFESNGHALEIKTGLGPSSSITISKLDQLDLMGLRQLDLLHVRLIELPSGRCLQDIIAAITGSLPDDASRRAFEDALLGRGLMPDDDTARLLPRVQQRSIDAYSVTDGFPRLHRGALPVAIVEAIYTLEVRAISNFAVDPAATLDAFVQGGRQ